The Paenibacillus dendritiformis region ATTGCGCCATGGGCCCCGCACATAGCTGTGCGCCATATGGCCGAAGCCGATATTTTCGCGCAGCTGGATATTCACAACCTTCCCGATACCGCCCTCCTCGATGACTTGACGGATTCCCGACCAGAACGGCGTATACCGGAGAACATAGCATATGGTCAGCACCCGCTGATTGCGGCGGGCGGCGGCTTCAATCTCAATGCATTCGGTCGGAGAAGGCGACATCGGCTTCTCCAGCAGCACATGGTAACCTTGCTCCAGAGCTGCCATTGCGGCTTCGTAGTGCATCCGATCCTGCGTGCAAATCAACACCGCATCGGCAAACCGCGGCCGTTCTAACACTTCCCGCCAATCTTCATACGCTTGCCCGGCATCGATATGATGCGAGCGCGCAAACGCCTCACGTTTCTCCGCATCCGGCTCCGCGACGGCGACGAATTCCAGTTCTTCCGGGTACTGCAGCGCATGCTTGGCATATACTTCGGCGCCCCGGACTCCTGCCCCGAGCAAGATTGCCTTGATACTCATTGGGTCAACACCTCTTTGCAGGCTATCTGCGTTGTCAATTGGTATGGAACTTCGGTTGAAGTATCTCTACCATAACAAATGATTCGGATCGGTACTATAATTATCTTCCGAAATATTTGCACAAACAGCCTGCCGCTGAACTTCGTTGCGTAAGCGCATGCACCAGCTGCCCCAACTGCCGGGGCGTCCCGTTAGACCGTTCCTTTCGACTTAGGCTCCCGCATCATCGTTTGCTTCACCCGTTCAAGCTGAGCGGCATCAAGCCCTGTGATGCGGCTGATAAAGGCCGCCTCCATCCCTTCCTTCAGCATATTTACTGCCGTTTGATAGATTCCTTTTTCAATACCTTGCTCAATCCCTTGCTCGATCCCTTCCTGGAACCCGGCCGTACGCGCATCGTGAAGCAGGCTGGCATGATCATGCAAGGCCTTTTCCCGCAGGGCATAGCGGCGGCGCGTCTCCGCGTCGCTCGCCAAGCGGGCTAGACGATCTTCGGCTTCGTTGAATACCTTATCCACCATCATCAACTCCTCCAATTGTTCGGCTGTTGCTTTCTGTTCCAAAAACCGCAGCCAGCGATGCAGCGGATCATGGATGTCAAAGGGCAGCTGCCGGAATTTCGGGCATTCGATAAAATGGAGCTCCAAAATATCTGTCAGCATATAGTGACGCTCTTCATCCTCATATAAATGAAAGGTGTTGTGATATTTTTTCAGCGGAAGATAGTAGTGGTCGAGAATATTGATTCCAATAGAGCGCTGCAAACGGTCATAAGGTTCGCCATAGTGAAGCGACTCGGTCAGCAGCTTGCCCACATAGAACAGGCTCCGGTAATCCATCCGCACAAAGCGGCGCACTTGCATTTCGACATTCACTTTTTCCCGGCCATCCACTTCACATAAAATGTCGAGAACGGCTTCCTTATCTTCTACTAATTCACGGGCGAGCTTCGTATCTTCCAGAATAGACACATCGGTGATCTGCCGAGCGCCTTCACGTCGGAGTATCGCATTGAGCAAGCTTATTAGAAGCGGTTTGCCTTCTTCTTCACCAAACAACCGTTTGAACAAAAAATCATTTTTCGGGTTAAGTCTTTCCGTTTGCTGCAAATTGGCGGCTCTCACCTGATTTCCTCCCCATTGTATCATATTTGACTTCTCTTTCCATGCGAATCCAAACATGTAAAAAAGCACGCGCTATCCACAGCTCCTGGTTATAAGGAGACGCGGACAACGCGTGCTTCGCGGTTGTCATTCAGCTATGATCTTTACTTCAAAAGTCGTTATCTCAAGCGGCTTATTTCCAGTATATCACATATTAGGTGTTGGGGCGTAATCAAAGAACACATCG contains the following coding sequences:
- a CDS encoding Rpn family recombination-promoting nuclease/putative transposase — encoded protein: MFGFAWKEKSNMIQWGGNQVRAANLQQTERLNPKNDFLFKRLFGEEEGKPLLISLLNAILRREGARQITDVSILEDTKLARELVEDKEAVLDILCEVDGREKVNVEMQVRRFVRMDYRSLFYVGKLLTESLHYGEPYDRLQRSIGINILDHYYLPLKKYHNTFHLYEDEERHYMLTDILELHFIECPKFRQLPFDIHDPLHRWLRFLEQKATAEQLEELMMVDKVFNEAEDRLARLASDAETRRRYALREKALHDHASLLHDARTAGFQEGIEQGIEQGIEKGIYQTAVNMLKEGMEAAFISRITGLDAAQLERVKQTMMREPKSKGTV